The sequence below is a genomic window from Sander lucioperca isolate FBNREF2018 chromosome 10, SLUC_FBN_1.2, whole genome shotgun sequence.
ttcacgtagtgttagttttacactatgtaggttaaactctgcaattaatccacgTCTTCACaacgttttgtatccataacatgattgtgttacaatttagcagtaaagcagtagcctctgtaagtcaatcctacatttttcaacttgggagcaaaacgtgctccttgagaaaataaaagttaccataaagctctgttcatgctaattaaacaactggactttggggtcaaatgttgttgtatccggcccatgttccagatgtgaaagcccccttactggactactgaatataataatattccattatattttgtattttgaattgttattttGTGATTTCCGTGCCATAAATATAGACGTTTTACCATATATTGGTGcccaaaaatgtatcagaatgcaggaatttaagtcttttaccctcaacaTTTCCTAGGGGAGACCAGACCCCCCGAtttatgtgttcccccaaaggccaattctgagcaaggaaaaaccctttagtataatcacagacagccataacaacatatttaaattgcagagttagagagttaaaacagatgaaaagatggagaaccagacagacagtacagtgtcaacagagagaaacatggacaatcaaacagacagtgacaacaaagaacaacatactgtagagaatgacattgacagcatacaaacggcataaacagacagacagtatgtgtaCATTCGTTATAAAAGTGTGCTCTttaaaagtagtaagcattgtttgtcagttacttacattaaatgtttaaaactctgttacataaggtactgcttatataatttcaccatctgtacacaaatgtaattagtgaatgcacgtgtctgtgggtggggctgcatggtaatgtgggctggtgtgactaCAGTGCCAGAGCTGAATttggtcccagtccgcccccggcagtgtgaaagcaaactgaaccaaatgaaaaatgcaacaatgttgcaacttcagCCATGAATCACACCGAGTCCaccgaactataggtgtgatAGCGCCCTAAGTCAAGTGATGATCTATGTTTTCTcttcaacaaatcccatgatcagacccaaaccaacaatgaatgtgTCCACAAACAAGTATACAGTGTGTGTAtcaaagtcacatatatcttttGTAATGGAGCTCTCTGACACAGTGAGCCACACTGTAGCACTGGGTGACTTGTTCCTTCATAACAATAAAGATGGCCACTGTAGCttttgagtcaatcccacatCAGCGTCCACACCACATACAGAGGTTGGTTTGAGTCTTTTCAAGGGATTTGTTGAAATATTCTTAAAGGTGAGACAGGCAGGAAATAGCTTCAAAAAGTGGAGAAATTACAAATCCAAAATTGTATTATCACTATGATTAAGAAGCTAATTTTTATTTTGCAGTTGCTACATTAAGTCATGAAAGTGAGCTGACGGCTGCCAATCATAACCTGACAAACCTCAACAACAATCTCATTTTAGCCAATAAAAACTTGAGGAGGGACAACAACAATCTGACAGTCCAGTTGAGCAACCTGACACAAAACTATACTGTCTTAGAAAGTAAGATCACAAACCTGACTGCAGTAAACCAGAACCTGGCAACACGAAACCAGGAGCTGGAGACACAGAGGAACAACTTaacagaacaaataaaaaacatggaGACACACTGGAATAAACTCAACATCAGTCGAGCTCAGTGGAGCATTGATGCCTACTGCCCCAAAACAAATAAAGGTATGTTCAGATCCCATTAATTAGGTtgaaaaataatcaataataatattaatatccTATTGCAGTAATGTTGTTTATTGGTTGGTCTCTGTTGTTTCAGTGAGACAGTGTAAACCTTGTCAGGAGGGCTGGGAACTCAGCGGGTCTAACTGCTATGCGTATAATAACGCTCCTCCTGCTGATCAGAAAACCTGGGAAGAAGCTCGAGAAAACTGCAGAGGAAAGAATTCAGATTTGGTTGATGTacataatgaagaggaaaaggtAATGAGAAAACTGTGGACATTTTTATGAAACAAGTATTacattgaaatgtattttttgttcgTCTGAACACACTGAGtctgtacactgtaaaaaaaaaaaaaaaaactgaaactgaaagaaaggaaacacaaacattaaaacattacaaaaacacaacatggtaaaagaacattaaaaacctgtaactgttaataataattgccattttgaaaaaaaaattaaattgttttCACAGAAGAAGACCATTTCATAATTATTTTAAGTTcccaaatattaatattttacgTCATATGGTAAACTGTTAAATTCAAGTTATACATTTCTTAGATTAGATCAAATTTGTTTTTACAGGTGTAAATATcctttattaaatatttataaGCAAAAATGACACAAGATTTGATGTCAAATTAAAGCTACAAACTATATTTTCATATTGAAAATAACTTTTTACAAGAAAGATATTTTACAGCATTTCTTTGGTGTCCCAGCTGCCAGATTATTACCATTTTttgcaggatttttttttaacattgtagataACAGTGGGATTATTTAGTTAAAGTGTTTAAATATCTGATAACTGTTTCTCTCTTGTCAGGATGCACTCAATAAATACAGCGTGGGTAGTTCAGGAACTGATGGATACTGGTTTGGCCTGAGAGCTGAAGGTGGGAGATGGAAGTGGATTGATGGAAGTAATCTGACTGAAAGGTAAGAGACACATTCCTAAACACTCTGAATCATAAAATCTATCAGCCTTCATCTAAACATCATGTTCTTCCCTCAGCTACTGGACACCACAACCTCCTCCTACTGCTACTGATGGTCAGTGTGTAATGTCTGTCCAGAACGTAGGATGGAGATCAGTGAACtgtactgagaaaaaaaaatggatgtgCAAAAAGAAGGCTGTATCTCTTTAAACACTGCAGTCAGACTCTGCATGATAATATCAACTGGCTTATAAATATCAAACTGTAAAGTCTTCTACTTCactatttaaatgttttggtaGAAAAcgagaaaataaatatttacagtgaattattttgtaaagctgtttgtgtgtctcgtttgaaaaaaaaaccagacacttagatttgaatacatttagataTTTGATTATATAGGTATGCTAATGTAAGTCTGTGAAACATACAGTGACTAGACTGAAGGGGCACTGTTATCATTGATACCTGTTGAATGAGCTTTTGTTCTGCTTTGTTAGAGATGTGATGATTATAATTTGTATATCAGCAGATTGAtgacagggacagacagactgCTCAGTCTCCTGTTTCCTATGTATCATGTAACATATATTGTTGCTACTCATTGGCCAAAATGGAGGCACTGCATCACTTGTTCTCAACAGAATGTCCTCAGAGCTTTTTTCTTCAGCATGTTAGGAATAttaatgtgtaaaatgttttctatttatctatctagaagcaaattcatgttttattacattgaATAAAAACGCTGTGAcacgttgttgtttttgtcttgttCTTACATAATGCTGATTGAAACTATTTTCACCAATGTAGAACAAACAACATAATTCAGGAAGTTGGAGCCTATTGAACAGGATGTGTGAGACAAGCAGATTGAAAGAAAAAATGACAATCACAACCATGAAGTGAATAAAATAGGGAACAACCTCAAATCAGAGCATCACAGTGGAGCAGACGGCCTCCTAACAGCTCTCATACAGGACTGCAGCAGGACTTTAAACATTTGTTCAGGATGAACAGAAAACCACAGGAGGAAATTGGTACTTTAAAATATTctaatgtttatgtgtgtgcatgtaaaacATTATCTAATGTGTCTTTATATGTACCAGGATGTTGTCTCCATTCTTTGTCTGTTTTGTAATGTTAGATTCTTCTGATGCTTGACAACAGCACCAACGGGTTTTAAAATGTCCCAATTCATTTCAAATTCCATCTTTTGCATTATGATTCTATTCACTCTACTGAACATATCGGGAATGATGAGatttaatgtatttgtgtcagtcAACTAAAGAAGAAGCTGCTTATTTATCAAAGACTTATTTGGGAAAAAGCAAATagtgtattttaaaaatgtgcCAGGATATTGTCtatatttgtgtgtgatgtTGATCTTTCAGAAGAAATGGAGGAAGAAGCTGACTATGTTAATGCTCCAGTATGTACTGTGGATAAAGTGGCAGCCCCTCCAGGtacatttcacacatttaaCATCTTAAAATAGAAGATAAAGGGTCTCTCGCGTCACATCATTATGAACAGGTAAGGaagtggtcttgaagaggattctttttttctgtctcagtcttgactgtctctcagtTGGACTCAGTCTCGACTACTTCAGGTCTTGGACTTGTTTCAGACTCGACGAACGTGGTCAGAGAGACAGTGTAAAGCTTGTCAGGAGGACTGGAGACTCAGCCAGTCTAACTGCTGTGAGATTCATGACGCTGATCCTCCTCATCAGAAAACCTGGGAAGAAGCTGAGAAGACTGCAGAGGAAAGAGTTCAGATTTGGTTGTTGAacataatgaagaggaaaaggtAATGAGAAAACTGTGGGAGTTTTGATGACACAACTGAGCCCTGAGGTATTTTTGACATCTTATGGTCCgcctggttttattttctaataaatcttgtaaaacatcaaccctgctGTGCAGTCAatctgtaaacatttttttcaggacAAACTGGGCTGTTAGAATATTTTTGCTGCAGAGAAGTcacttaaatgtaaaaaaaaagttatgggACCATAACGGAAattgaatctcacagatatgtattgatatcacacacacaccaatgctaCACTAGCATttctgttgtctaaaacagttctcctatctTGGGAGTCAAACAgtgaaaatgaacataaagaTTATACTTACATAgtggacaaactatttacatttcttcaaaaaaggcccagAGTTATGCCAATCCTCAAAACAGTAATGCCataaaataacgcagattaacgcagattaatctattccatattgacgtttgacccggagccgttctagccaccattggactgtaaaatgaaggagggagacgagaatgtgctgcctggatcattaactggaacatttacttataaaaatcttcttcctgccaaccctggctaccgaaatctggcgccactgatatgtctgctcttctctctgatgctctgaaacagacgatacaggcaacacaaacaccgctgcatgtgacgctagttaacactatactcaacagcagctaacgttagcctaccgctagctagtagctggattaaacacggttacaatgctgacagctaacactgaacggtgtaaagtttgactgtgttttactgtagaggactgtgactcaacagcgggatgtaacaatctgcagctgccgagctgccgtcggaaaaacaacacagacgtgcgcagtgcgttcaatgaaaaTGATAAACTACTTCTtcatggtgcatttgaagttattgtaaatgtccttggtggttgtttttgtctttcaacagcaatttactagtgaaataaatgattgttattgttatacattattattaaatcatttaattttgaccatatggccttagcaataaacaagccgttctttaatgtcaccgactgttgtttagtaccctttgttttcttttctttttttactttcttaaaaagtatcggttcaggcaccgttaattatgtatgcgattaatttcaattaattaatcacagagtctgtaattaattagattaatttttttaatcgattgacagccctagtatttcTATAATATATATCTTGACTTCAAAAAAAGTCTCAAAGTCCAACATTCTGTCGCTATAGTTACCTCTGTCATTTCTGAAAATGACGCCAAGCTGAGGgcagaaaaccagcagctgacaTCCCAAAACCAGCAGCTTAAGGCACGAAACCAGGAGCTGGAGACACAAATACGAAACATGACGACAACTGATGATTACTGCTCCAAAGAAAATAACGGTTTGTTAGGATCCAATTAATTAAGTCAAACAATAACcaatagaaataatatcacagtGCAGTTGTTTATGGTTGGTGTCTGTAGGTTCAGAGAGACAGCGTAAAGCTTGTCAGGAGGACTGGTTACTCAACGAGTCTAACTGCTATGAGATTCATGATGCTGATCCTTCTAATCAGAAAACCTGGGAAGAAGCTCGAGCAAACTGCAGCGGATATAACgcagattttgttattgtacACAGTCAAGAGGAAAAGGTAATGAGAAGTCTGTGGGAACTTTTGACGAAATTGTGAAAGTGAAATGTAGATCATGTTGTCTGAAAACCGTTTCTCTCTTGTCAGGATATGATCAATGGTTACAGCTGGGGTAAACAAGATGAGAGTGGATACTGGATTGGCCTGAGAGTTGAAAATGGGAGATGGAAGTGGATTGATGGAAGTGATCTGGCTGTAGAGTAAGAGACACATTCCTAACACTTTGAATCATAAACTTGTATCAGCCTTGATCTAAAGGTCTTGTTCTTCCCTCAGCTTCTGGATAGGAACTCCCTTTGACGGTCAGTGTGCAGTTTCTGTCCAGGGTGTAGGATGGAGATCAGTGAGCTGTGCTGACAGAAAACGATGGATCTGCAAAAAGAAGGCTTTATGTGTTTAAACACTGCAGTCATATTCTGCATGATAATATCAACTGGCTTATAAATATGAAACTATGAAAACTTTCaaagctgtttgtgtgtatctgaaAAAACAGACACTTAGATTAAATGTAATTGAGTTAGATATTGGATTATAGAGGTATGGTGTGTCTGACTACTGACACCAACATTTAAGAAAATACAGTGACTGGCCTGAAGGGGCACTAAACTGTTAATTATCAATAActttaaatgtgattttcttcttctttgttagAGATGCAATGCCAGAGACCGGTTAGTAGAGGATCTTTGGCAATGCTTATATTTCCTGtttctatgacattttattttgttgctcCTGATTGGCCAACAGAGGGCGGTGCATCACTTGTTCTCAACAGAATGTTCCAGAGTCTGTTTCAATATTTACTTGTACAACTGATGGTTAAGTGTTATCTTTCTATCTAGGAGCAGTTTCATATTTTAGTCCATTACATTGAATAAAGTGTATGCCAGATATTgttgcttttctcttttttttctcgaaAATGTCAGCACGTGTTAATCATCTAAGAGAAGGAACAACCTTATTCAGGATGTTGTAACATGTTTAATCCAGATGAGACAGAAGCAGATCTGgtcttcaattcaattcaatgaactttatttatccatcagGAAGTTCATTTGTGCAGAGCATCAGTGCATGTCCAATCCATATAcccaacaacacaacacagttcacattcacacagtcacaagggcgtaactttgggttcaacattggggggggggttgagatctccactttcaacacagtctcactccctactCGTCAAATGTCTGACACATGGCCAAGGGCCCCTGGCGTTAAGTTCCAACGAAAGAGGTGTACCTGTTGCGTTGTTTTTCGACGGGGGGGTCCGTCAGatagacattcatgttaatCCCTCACCGTCAGATATAGACGAAAGTAAAAACACgcccccttaactcaaaatctgtgacagttttattattggtatttttagcccaataacagctgttttaatcaacatttattcaccagatcttatcatgatttatatgtatttcttttaatgttattatttcggtctatttcggccagggaagctggattgaaACTAGgttaaaactataacgctacatctatcaacatttatttagatgttatcatggtattcatttctttattttaataatattatttcggtcttattaccagtgaaatattacagtatgctgtaatacagaacattacgatatgatccgagctaGACGCATTCCAAcccgatatcccacaatgcaatgcaggcATTCATTTCAAAGAATCAGACAGCGATCAGAGGGTCTTTAACAccagtatcgcttcaatgtacatatatataatcagtggtttagtcaccagcaacaacatgtTGCTctgctttgttccagtaagttatgctcCGGAATACTGCGGAAGTGACGTAGTACGTACCACTCCGCggataagaaaataaaaatatataatattcacaaagcccgtctacggaaagccgttccactgcctattaagccccattgtaccgaatttggttgcagttccaccagagttccactgggggtgatcgcggtccagtgcaaaatgaatgggactctatggagctagaccaggggtggcgaacctgtggctcttgagccgtatgcggctctttgcctgctcctgtgaggctcttactgtgtgactgggggctgtgtcattggttgattgttgtttttaacttttctgaaacatacagtatttcagataagtaaaaaaaaaacacatttgaatgcatctgccaatacatttgccaattattttaaaatggaaaataatgcagcagagttttgaggacagattctgcaacctgaggaaaaacagcagccacagatcaccttcctcgttaaccctttcactgctgaatccgattgtttgaaagcccctttagtgacaaatgagtgagagagttgcttcgagtggccacaaccgagttcaagcaagacctgaaaaggattgtggataacaaagactgtcaggtttcccactgagtcaatctaagtgagaaaaaaaactatgaaaactgctatgtattatgacattatgtcattagatctggaagacactgttgctgt
It includes:
- the LOC116037832 gene encoding low affinity immunoglobulin epsilon Fc receptor-like isoform X3 — translated: MAEEEVNYASVVFKSNKHPPTQARKEEETVYDEVKVQSETNEPTADTNTGVLLDKKANNRRGQYQQLACCLGILCVILLLGIIAVVVVYHLATLSHESELTAANHNLTNLNNNLILANKNLRRDNNNLTVQLSNLTQNYTVLESKITNLTAVNQNLATRNQELETQRNNLTEQIKNMETHWNKLNISRAQWSIDAYCPKTNKVRQCKPCQEGWELSGSNCYAYNNAPPADQKTWEEARENCRGKNSDLVDVHNEEEKDALNKYSVGSSGTDGYWFGLRAEGGRWKWIDGSNLTESYWTPQPPPTATDGQCVMSVQNVGWRSVNCTEKKKWMCKKKAVSL